GAGTCGCCGACGATGCCGAGAGAACCTACCTGGCCGCTTTCGAGTTCGCGGAACAGGGGAAGGACTTGTCGGGGGAGGTCTTCGACCAGAGGCCTGGTCTGGGCAAAGGCGTCGCTGCCAATGTTGCAAACGACCGATAACACACAACTTATCGCCAACTTTGTGCGTGCGTTCATAGGTACTAGTGATAGCCGATCGGGGCGGTCGGTACAAGACGATCTGGGCCTGGGGCGGAGGGATTGGGTGGTGCGTGGTCGCCCGAACAGCACCTCTGGCCTATTATCGAGGCCCCGTTGCGGGCCGGGAATGGAAGTCGGACCTCGGGTCCGCCCCGAAGCTTCGCGCGGCTGAGAACGGAACGCAGACATGTACGCCATCATCGAAGAATCGGGCGGCCAGCGCAAGGTCACACAGGGCGACGAAGTCTTCATCGACCTCTATCAGCACGGCGGAGCCAGCATCGGCGACAAGATCACCTTTGACAAGGTGCTGGTTGTCGGGCCTGAAGGCGGCACCGCGAAAATCGGTACGCCGTATGTCGCGGGCGCGAGCGTCTCGGCTGAAGTCCTTGAACCCGTGGCCAAGGGTGACAAGATCTACATCCACAAGTTCCGCGCCAAGAAGGGCTATCGTCGCAAGACCGGCCACCGCCAGCGCTTCACGCGCGTCAAGATTACCGCGATCGCGGGCTGACGACTACTCCAGATTGCCCGTGCCACCGCTCGCCGGTTCCTCCGGCGAGCAGTGCAACGCATCACCTGCCGTGATACACTGC
This Phycisphaeraceae bacterium DNA region includes the following protein-coding sequences:
- the rplU gene encoding 50S ribosomal protein L21 — encoded protein: MYAIIEESGGQRKVTQGDEVFIDLYQHGGASIGDKITFDKVLVVGPEGGTAKIGTPYVAGASVSAEVLEPVAKGDKIYIHKFRAKKGYRRKTGHRQRFTRVKITAIAG